A window from Solanum stenotomum isolate F172 chromosome 5, ASM1918654v1, whole genome shotgun sequence encodes these proteins:
- the LOC125864731 gene encoding calmodulin-7, with translation MADQLTDDQISEFKEAFSLFDKDGDGCITTKELGTVMRSLGQNPTEAELQDMINEVDADGNGTIDFPEFLNLMARKMKDTDSEEELKEAFRVFDKDQNGFISAAELRHVMTNLGEKLTDEEVDEMIREADVDGDGQINYEEFVKVMMAK, from the exons atggcgGATCAGCTTACTGATGACCAGATCTCTGAGTTCAAAGAGGCTTTCAGCTTGTTCGACAAGGACGGAGATG GTTGCATCACGACCAAGGAGCTTGGGACTGTGATGAGGTCGTTGGGACAGAACCCTACTGAAGCTGAGCTCCAGGACATGATAAACGAGGTGGATGCAGATGGTAATGGAACCATCGACTTCCCAGAGTTTCTAAACCTCATGGCCAGGAAGATGAAGGATACTGACTCTGAGGAGGAGTTGAAAGAGGCATTCAGAGTTTTCGACAAGGATCAAAATGGCTTCATCTCAGCTGCTGAGCTTCGTCATGTGATGACTAACCTTGGAGAGAAGCTCACTGATGAAGAAGTCGATGAGATGATTAGGGAAGCAGATGTTGATGGTGATGGACAAATCAACTATGAGGAGTTTGTTAAGGTCATGATGGCCAAGTAA
- the LOC125865625 gene encoding ubiquitin-conjugating enzyme E2 22 codes for MATNENLPPNVIKQLAKELKNLDDSPPEGIKVGVNDDDFSTIFADIEGPAGTPYENGVFRMKLILTHDFPHSPPKGYFLTKIFHPNIASNGEICVNALKKDWSPSLGLRHVLMVVRCLLIEPFPESALNEQAGKMLLDNYDEYARHARLYTSIHAKPKTKLKTGAISESTTALNVGQTHTSLCNVDQKTVVSGVAPLQQPSPLAPTANIVKGGNNLDQPLTADTAVSGSAPPPSLTMKKEAGLAKLPADKKKIDARKKSLKRL; via the exons ATG GCAACTAATGAAAATCTGCCACCAAACGTGATAAAACAATTGGCAAAGGAATTGAAAAATCTTGATGATTCTCCTCCTGAGGGCATCAAAGTAGGtgtaaatgatgatgatttTTCAACCATATTTGCTGATATTGAGGGTCCAG CTGGGACTCCTTATGAGAATGGGGTATTCCGCATGAAGTTGATTTTGACACATGATTTCCCTCATTCCCCACCCAAAG gTTATTTTCTGACCAAGATTTTTCATCCCAACATTGCTTCCAATGGCGAGATTTGTGTAAATGCTTTGAAAAAAGATTGGAGTCCTAGTTTGGGCCTACGACATGTTCTCATG GTGGTAAGATGTTTACTTATCGAGCCATTTCCAGAATCTGCGCTAAATGAGCAAGCTGGCAAGATGCTTCTTGATAATTATGATGAGTATGCTAGACATGCAAG GCTTTATACCAGTATTCATGCTAAACCAAAGACTAAGTTAAAAACAGGAGCTATTTCCGAGTCAACGACAGCCCTAAATGTTGGCCAGACACATACTTCACTGTGTAACGTTGATCAGAAGACTGTGGTATCTGGAGTCGCACCTCTCCAACAGCCTTCTCCGTTAGCCCCTACAGCTAACATTGTAAAAGGAGGAAACAATCTAGACCAGCCACTAACTGCAGACACAGCGGTTAGTGGGTCAGCACCACCACCATCACTGACCATGAAGAAGGAAGCTGGATTGGCTAAACTCCCTGCAGACAAAAAGAAGATCGATGCGAGAAAGAAAAGCTTGAAGAGATTATAA